A genome region from Cyprinus carpio isolate SPL01 chromosome B23, ASM1834038v1, whole genome shotgun sequence includes the following:
- the LOC109062292 gene encoding uncharacterized protein LOC109062292, producing MVLEAEPSQFSCSARAVAAATPQPLCQATKPAASAKCRDLGGGAERHLWMNLAEHPEERKFLDAHSPSDFSVIFVTVIGEVLETKVSLLSRSFVPRRSGAEPVGVLACFEDPKTGTEFVATHSSLAPTAGTGREVVYVHRGELLVSDVGCAKCLLETYVKRSLSLNEGCRKHQLNKHKWLKPDRQSRRASSDTSTQRLRVERLLKTSECPECTTPELVTRRKSTKAPNRTKSFFRGFLHLFSKKKTEPKVKDERVTETDSGQHMIERGLRSSQKGSSGLSVRKKHSLRRIFFSNQNDEKRESLQKDSSRVRGGVEGLSDVSVDSDNTYFEKVSEELELIVKEIQFSPKEDAPLLSSASARDCSSSGDDTTERITSLLKQHGDIIDQKISRNKSVQDFLQKLSYSSFQQLADRYIAQIPSPLPQTTDASPELVRLAFTLDFTAKVAGLCSQTVGRIMGFGNQYLQDSFTQMCAAHRQVPEDLEEQSTSDTD from the exons ATGGTGCTAGAGGCTGAGCCCTCTCAATTCTCCTGCTCTGC CCGAGCGGTGGCTGCCGCAACACCACAGCCTCTCTGCCAGGCTACCAAGCCGGCCGCCTCTGCCAAGTGCAGGGATCTTGGTGGCGgagcggagagacatctgtggatgaacctggcagaacATCCGGAAGAAAGAAAATTTCTCGATGCTCATTCGCCTTCTGACTTTTCGGTTATTTTTGTTACGGTGATCGGAGAAGTTTTGGAGACGAAGGTCTCGCTGCTTTCCAGATCCTTCGTGCCACGAAGGTCAGGTGCTGAGCCcgtaggggtcctggcctgtttTGAGGAtccaaagacgggcacagaattTGTCGCTACTCACTCTTCCCTCGCCCCAACTGCGGGCAcagg CCGAGAGGTGGTCTACGTCCATAGAGGTGAG CTGTTGGTTTCTGATGTGGGGTGTGCTAAATGTCTGTTGGAGACGTATGTCAAGCGGAGCCTCAGCCTGAATGAAGGATGCAGGAAACATcagctaaataaacacaaatggcTTAAACCAGACAGGCAGTCCAGACGGGCGTCCAGTGACACCTCCACCCAGCGTTTGAGAGTAGAGAGGCTCCTGAAGACCAGCGAGTGCCCTGAATGCACAACACCAGAACTTGTCACTAGGAGAAAGAGCACCAAAGCACCAAACAGAACCAAATCATTCTTCAGAGGCTTTCTCCACCTCTTCTCTAAGAAGAAGACCGAGCCCAAAGTGAAAGATGAGCGAGTTACAGAAACAGACTCTGGACAACATATGATAGAACGGGGGCTTCGCTCTTCTCAGAAAGGCTCATCTGGCCTCAGTGTGAGGAAAAAACACTCTCTGAGAAGGATCTTCTTTAGCAATCAAAATGATGAGAAAAGAGAGTCCCTGCAAAAGGACTCCTCTCGTGTTCGTGGAGGCGTGGAGGGGCTTTCAGACG TGAGCGTGGACTCTGATAATACATACTTTGAGAAGGTGTCAGAAGAACTGGAGTTGATTGTGAAGGAGATTCAGTTCAGTCCAAAAGAAGATGCTCCGCTTCTCTCTTCTGCTTCTGCAAGAGACTGCAGCTCTTCAG GTGATGACACTACAGAGAGGATTACCAGCCTGCTGAAGCAACATGGGGATATTATTGATCAGAAA ATAAGCAGGAACAAGAGTGTCCAAGACTTCCTCCAGAAACTGTCTTACAGCTCCTTCCAGCAGCTGGCTGATCGCTACATAGCGCAGATCCCCAGTCCTCTTCCCCAGACCACAGACGCCTCCCCTGAGCTGGTCAGACTCGCCTTCACCCTGGACTTTACCGCCAAAGTGGCTGGATTGTGCAGCCAGACAGTCGGTCGGATCATGGGGTTTGGTAACCAGTACCTTCAGGATTCCTTCACACAAATGTGTGCAGCCCACAGACAG GTGCCAGAAGATTTGGAAGAACAGAGTACAAGTGATACAGACTGA